The following coding sequences are from one Anopheles bellator chromosome X, idAnoBellAS_SP24_06.2, whole genome shotgun sequence window:
- the LOC131213205 gene encoding BTB/POZ domain-containing protein KCTD5 — protein MARVNLNPLNGCPVSGTVDSSGSGGQGKDQWVKLNVGGTCFLTTKTTLSRDPNSFLSRLIQEDSDLISDRDETGAYLIDRDPRYFAPVLNYLRHGKLVLDDGLSEEGVLEEAEFYNVTHLIGLLKDNIARREQQCPAADKKRVYRVLQCQENELTQMVSTMSDGWRFEQLINIGTQYNYGAEENAEFLCVVSKECANTLLGREVESNDRAKVLQQKGSRM, from the exons ATGGCAAGAGTCAATCTGAATCCGCTGAATGGTTGTCCGGTGTCGGGTACAGTTGATTCATCGGGGTCGGGAGGGCAGGGCAAGGACCAGTGGGTGAAATTAAATGTTGGTGGCACCTGCTTTCTTACGACCAAAACCACCCTATCGCGCGATCCTAACTCGTTCCTATCGCGGTTGATTCAAGAAGACAGCGACCTCATTTCCGATCGG GATGAAACAGGTGCCTATCTGATCGATCGTGATCCACGCTACTTCGCACCGGTGCTCAACTACTTGCGCCACGGCAAGCTTGTGCTGGACGACGGTTTGTCGGAGGAGGGCGTACTGGAAGAGGCCGAATTCTATAACGTGACGCACCTGATCGGATTACTAAAGGATAACATAGCGCGACGCGAGCAGCAGTGCCCAGCAGCGGACAAGAAACGCGTCTACCGGGTGCTGCAGTGCCAGGAGAACGAGCTAACACAAATGGTTTCGACCATGTCGGATGGCTGGCGGTTCGAGCAGCTGATCAACATTGGTACTCAGTACAATTACGGCGCAGAGGAAAATGCCGAGTTTTTGTGCGTGGTATCGAAAGAGTGCGCCAACACACTGCTTGGGCGCGAGGTCGAATCGAACGACCGCGCTAAGGTGCTACAGCAAAAAGGGTCGCGAATGTAA